In one Sesamum indicum cultivar Zhongzhi No. 13 linkage group LG12, S_indicum_v1.0, whole genome shotgun sequence genomic region, the following are encoded:
- the LOC105175689 gene encoding tobamovirus multiplication protein 1 isoform X1, which produces MLELREGRRCYPEAVVGVNVGLAFVDGLIAFLAFYQLMRIHSRNTQLGWTRQKVFHLLIGSSNLGYFLYFVLNLVAACKGWTCWSHSCGFMVMAFPKILFVAAFLLLLSFWVDLCHESNDDDEDEGCSYQVALLEKLNPNDSNVNDRRRCCSFRSFPIGSRQKIVILVTVIVFAITVACSVLMWVGMRKSPINPAIVAEVYVDLVAVIVLLLGGALACYGLILFLKMRKVRSDRASSEMRKVAGLAIVSVLSFASSASVAIGTNIPLFYHWHEPEISGVYTSLLLVVYYFLGSSVPSALILFVMRELPPPLVIKKQEQSRTTLAFISDRSAATHGQRWTAATSVQNQVSRASPI; this is translated from the exons atgttggAATTGAGGGAGGGGAGGAGGTGCTATCCGGAGGCCGTGGTCGGAGTGAATGTGGGTCTTGCTTTTGTTGATGGTCTGATTGCGTTTCTTGCTTTCTATCAG TTGATGAGAATTCATTCAAGGAATACACAGCTTGGATGGACTCGTCAAAAG GTCTTCCATCTGTTGATTGGATCATCTAATTTGG GTTATTTCCTTTACTTTGTGTTGAATCTTGTTGCTGCTTGCAAAGGTTGGACTTGTTGGTCTCATTCCTGCGGTTTCATGGTCATGG CCTTCCCCAAAATTCTGTTTGTTGCAGCATTTCTTCTACTGTTGTCGTTTTG GGTTGACCTTTGCCATGAGTCAAATGAcgatgatgaagatgaaggaTGTAGCTACCAGGTAGCGCTGTTGGAGAAGCTGAATCCAAATGATTCTAATGTCAATGATCGCCGTAGATGTTGCAGCTTTAGGTCGTTTCCTATAGGAAGCCGTCAAAAAATTGTGATTCTG GTTACTGTGATAGTTTTTGCAATAACGGTAGCATGTTCTGTGTTGATGTGGGTTGGGATGAGAAAGAGTCCTATCAACCCTGCAATTGTTGCTGAG GTATATGTAGATCTTGTTGCCGTGATCGTGCTTTTGCTGGGAGGAGCCTTGGCATGCTATG GATTAATATTGTtcctgaaaatgagaaaagtGAGATCCGATCGGGCTTCATCAGAAATGCGGAAG GTTGCTGGTTTGGCCATTGTCTCCGTTTTAAGTTTTGCATCGAGTGCTTCAGTTGCAATAGGCACAAATATACCC CTGTTTTATCACTGGCATGAACCAGAGATAAGTGGTGTCTATACCTCCCTTCTACTGGTTGTGTACTATTTCCTAG GTTCATCGGTGCCCTCAGCCCTTATTCTATTTGTGATGAGAGAGTTGCCACCGCCACTCGTGATTAAAAAGCAAGAACAATCGAGAACAACATTGGCCTTTATAAGCGATCGTTCAGCAGCAACCCATGGACAGCGATGGACTGCTGCAACAAGTGTGCAGAACCAG GTTTCAAGAGCTAGCCCCATATGA
- the LOC105175687 gene encoding mitochondrial inner membrane protease subunit 1-like, which translates to MGMERLQELAPFVKEALHQTARVANALCFLHVANTYLCSVAKLVGPSMLPSFNHGTFVLTESITSRLGKVGSGDAVIIRSPEDPRKVVTKRVKGVEGDVVSYVLDPSKSDEQKTIVVPKGHVWIEGDNIYESRDSRHFGPVPYALVQSRIFLVVWPPEDFRSIGKTAA; encoded by the exons atggGAATGGAGCGACTGCAGGAATTGGCGCCCTTTGTGAAGGAAGCATTGCACCAAACCGCACGAGTAGCAAATGCCCTCTGCTTTCTTCACGTCGCCAACACCTACCTCTGCAGCGTCGCTAAA CTTGTGGGTCCCAGTATGCTTCCCTCGTTCAATCACGGCACCTTCGTTCTGACTGAAAGTATAACGAGCCGTTTGGGGAAAGTCGGGTCGGGCGACGCGGTGATCATACGGAGCCCCGAGGACCCGAGAAAGGTTGTAACCAAGAGGGTCAAGGGTGTGGAAGGAGACGTTGTTTCGTATGTGTTGGACCCCAGCAAGAGTGATGAACAGAAGactattgtt GTACCAAAGGGACATGTTTGGATCGAGGGGGATAATATCTACGAGAGTCGTGATTCAAGACATTTTGGTCCAGTTCCTTATGCACTTGTTCAATCCAGAATTTTCTTGGTG GTATGGCCCCCGGAGGACTTCCGATCAATTGGCAAAACAGCCGCTTGA
- the LOC105175723 gene encoding beta-xylosidase/alpha-L-arabinofuranosidase 1-like translates to MSAKLCFLVSLALLFHSTIARNSPSISTNVVNAYSTFNATRNYTHVCDPSRFSDLGLNIKHFAFCDSSLSYDVRVKDLIDRMTLNEKSAQIGDTAYGVPRIGLPKYEWWSEALHGVSNVGQSGSVASYFDDVVPGATSFPTVILTTASFNQTLWKTVGQAVSTEARAMYNLGHAGLTFWSPNINVVRDPRWGRAQETPGEDPFVVGEYAVNYVRGLQDVEGTENTADLNSRPLKVGACCKHYAAYDVDNWLGVDRYHFDARVTEQDMQETFLRPFEMCVKEGDVTSIMCSYNKVNGIPTCADPKLLKDTVRGEWNLHGYIVSDCDSIEVMLHGQKWLNDEPEDAVAQALKAGLDLDCGNFYTNFANSSVRMGKVKEAEIDNALKNLYTVLMRLGFFDGSPKFENLGKPDVCSNEHIELATEAARQGIVLLKNDAETLPLSSEKIKTIAVIGPHANATSAMIGNYAGVPCKYTSPIDGLSRFGEVKYEMGCDGVLCKNDTLIYPAMRAASKTDATILFVGLDLSVEAESLDRVDLLLPGYQSQLISQVAQVSKGPVVVVVMSAGGVDISFAKNDPNIHSIIWAGYPGEEGGHAIADVVFGRYNPGGRLPLTWHENDYVYMLPMTSMRLRPVDSLGYPGRTYKFFNGSTVYPFGYGLSYTNFTYKPVSTKNKLNIRLNQFQHCKDLEYRDGFYKPSCPAVLIDDLKCDSHNMELAIEVANTGKRDGSDVVMVYWSGPSGIAEAPIKQLVAFKRVLVKAGRSEKLKLELNGCKSFGIVDYSGSKLLPSGGGKIEIGDGLLTIPLQIDFHRGAL, encoded by the exons ATGTCTGCTAagctttgttttcttgtatcCTTAGCTCTCTTGTTTCACTCCACCATTGCTAGAAATTCGCCTTCAATTTCAACCAATGTCGTCAATGCCTATTCAACCTTCAATGCTACTCGAAACTACACTCATGTCTGTGATCCATCAAGGTTTTCTGATCTCGGACTCAACATCAAACATTTTGCTTTCTGCGACTCATCTCTCTCGTATGATGTTAGAGTCAAAGACTTGATAGACAGAATGACACTCAATGAAAAATCAGCTCAAATAGGCGACACTGCCTACGGGGTCCCAAGAATCGGGCTCCCCAAGTATGAGTGGTGGTCTGAGGCCTTGCATGGTGTCTCCAATGTCGGTCAATCGGGCAGCGTTGCCTCGTACTTTGATGATGTTGTCCCTGGTGCAACAAGTTTCCCCACTGTTATTCTGACAACAGCTAGTTTCAACCAGACATTGTGGAAAACGGTTGGCCAG GCGGTTTCGACAGAGGCAAGAGCTATGTACAATTTAGGACATGCTGGGCTGACATTTTGGAGTCCAAATATTAATGTGGTGAGAGATCCTAGGTGGGGAAGAGCCCAAGAGACACCAGGGGAAGACCCTTTTGTTGTTGGAGAGTATGCGGTGAACTACGTTAGAGGGCTGCAAGATGTTGAGGGGACTGAGAATACCGCAGATCTCAACTCTAGGCCCCTCAAGGTTGGTGCCTGCTGCAAGCACTATGCAGCTTACGACGTGGACAACTGGCTTGGAGTCGATCGTTACCATTTTGATGCCCGA GTGACGGAGCAAGACATGCAGGAGACGTTTCTTAGGCCGTTTGAGATGTGCGTGAAAGAGGGCGATGTAACCAGCATTATGTGCTCTTACAACAAGGTTAATGGCATTCCAACCTGTGCTGATCCAAAGCTTTTGAAGGATACAGTGAGAGGGGAGTGGAATCTTCATGG TTATATTGTGTCGGATTGTGATTCGATTGAAGTAATGTTACACGGTCAGAAATGGCTTAACGATGAGCCGGAAGATGCTGTTGCACAAGCTCTGAAAGCAG GGCTGGACTTGGATTGTGggaatttttatacaaattttgcaAACAGCTCAGTGAGGATGGGGAAAGTCAAAGAGGCAGAGATAGACAATGCCCTGAAAAACCTCTACACTGTTCTGATGCGGCTTGGATTCTTTGATGGCAGCCCAAAATTCGAAAATCTTGGCAAACCTGATGTGTGCTCCAACGAGCACATAGAATTAGCAACCGAAGCAGCACGACAAGGAATTGTTCTTCTCAAGAACGATGCTGAAACATTGCCTTTGAGCTCTGAGAAGATCAAGACTATAGCAGTTATCGGCCCACACGCTAATGCCACCAGCGCCATGATAGGCAATTATGCTGGTGTTCCGTGCAAGTACACATCTCCCATTGATGGCCTCTCGAGATTTGGAGAAGTGAAATATGAGATGGGCTGTGATGGAGTACTGTGCAAGAACGACACCTTAATATATCCGGCGATGCGAGCTGCGAGCAAAACAGATGCCACTATTCTGTTTGTCGGGTTGGATTTAAGCGTTGAGGCCGAAAGCTTGGACAGGGTAGATTTGCTACTTCCAGGTTACCAATCTCAACTGATCAGTCAAGTTGCACAAGTGTCCAAAGGTcctgttgttgttgttgtcaTGTCAGCTGGCGGTGTCGACATTTCCTTTGCCAAGAACGATCCCAACATCCATTCAATCATCTGGGCCGGATATCCCGGAGAGGAAGGCGGCCATGCCATTGCAGATGTTGTCTTTGGGAGATACAATCCTG GTGGGAGATTGCCTCTAACATGGCACGAGAATGACTACGTTTACATGTTACCTATGACATCTATGCGGCTGAGGCCAGTCGACAGCCTGGGCTACCCGGGACGAACATACAAGTTCTTCAATGGCTCCACAGTTTACCCATTCGGCTACGGTCTCAGCTACACCAACTTCACATACAAGCCCGTTTCGACCAAGAACAAGTTAAACATAAGATTGAACCAGTTCCAACATTGTAAGGACTTGGAGTACAGGGACGGATTCTACAAGCCCTCCTGCCCTGCAGTCCTGATAGACGACTTGAAATGCGACAGTCATAACATGGAGTTAGCAATTGAAGTGGCGAACACTGGAAAAAGAGACGGAAGTGATGTGGTGATGGTGTATTGGTCAGGCCCGAGTGGGATTGCTGAGGCTCCGATCAAGCAATTGGTTGCATTCAAGAGGGTGTTGGTGAAGGCCGGCCGATCTGAAAAGCTCAAATTGGAGCTGAATGGTTGCAAGAGTTTTGGCATTGTTGATTACAGTGGTTCCAAGTTGTTGCCTTCTGGTGGCGGTAAGATTGAAATTGGCGACGGTTTGCTCACAATTCCACTTCAAATTGATTTTCACCGTGGAGCACTGTAG
- the LOC105175690 gene encoding uncharacterized protein LOC105175690 isoform X2 gives MALVVIIFHKPFWSGCSQNSSWICLQPQSYITTVSHPGESRIWIIENCRNPMPNLQDSVHMRFHAAMLQQLKEQCDQKNEEVEAKKRRGKEIETALENSPCQISDERLSVLDINQLKQLKEMMEKLRENVRRQANAPTVDSVEPPPNPTNVAEPPIQKDVDLGNVERDEREASPIPPDWLKL, from the exons ATGGCATTGGTGGTAATCATCTTTCATAAGCCATTTTGGTCTGGTTGCTCGCAAAATTCTTCATGGATCTGTCTCCAACCTCAAAGCTACATTACTACAGT ATCCCACCCTGGAGAGTCAAGAATCTGGATCATTGAAAATTGCAG aaatccGATGCCAAATCTCCAGGACTCTGTGCACATGAGGTTTCATGCGGCTATGCTGCAGCAGCTGAAAGAGCAATGTGATCAAAAGAATGAAGAAGTGGAGGCTAAAAAGAGAcgaggaaaagaaattgaaactGCTTTGGAAAACTCGCCTTGCCAGATTTCAGATGAGCGCTTAAGTGTGCTCGATATCAATCAACTCAAGCAGTTAAAAGAAATGATGGAGAAGCTTAGAGAAAATGTGCGTCGCCAGGCCAATGCACCAACAGTGGACTCTGTTGAGCCACCTCCAAACCCAACTAATGTTGCTGAGCCTCCAATTCAAAAGGACGTTGATCTGGGAAATGTTGAGAGAGATGAACGTGAAGCTTCACCAATCCCACCTGATTGGTTGAAATTGTGA
- the LOC105175690 gene encoding uncharacterized protein LOC105175690 isoform X1 translates to MKSSCRAGDQIFRWFLLLFNTIFRWNFVRKASQRHECIDLEGTMDRELKLFTEMPQRRSHPGESRIWIIENCRNPMPNLQDSVHMRFHAAMLQQLKEQCDQKNEEVEAKKRRGKEIETALENSPCQISDERLSVLDINQLKQLKEMMEKLRENVRRQANAPTVDSVEPPPNPTNVAEPPIQKDVDLGNVERDEREASPIPPDWLKL, encoded by the exons ATGAAATCAAGTTGTCGTGCCGGAGACCAAATTTTCCGGTGGTTTTTACTTCTCTTTAACACCATCTTTCGGTGGAACTTCGTTAGAAAAGCATCGCAG AGGCATGAATGCATTGATCTTGAGGGGACAATGGATCGTGAACTGAAGCTGTTCACTGAAATGCCTCAACGAC GATCCCACCCTGGAGAGTCAAGAATCTGGATCATTGAAAATTGCAG aaatccGATGCCAAATCTCCAGGACTCTGTGCACATGAGGTTTCATGCGGCTATGCTGCAGCAGCTGAAAGAGCAATGTGATCAAAAGAATGAAGAAGTGGAGGCTAAAAAGAGAcgaggaaaagaaattgaaactGCTTTGGAAAACTCGCCTTGCCAGATTTCAGATGAGCGCTTAAGTGTGCTCGATATCAATCAACTCAAGCAGTTAAAAGAAATGATGGAGAAGCTTAGAGAAAATGTGCGTCGCCAGGCCAATGCACCAACAGTGGACTCTGTTGAGCCACCTCCAAACCCAACTAATGTTGCTGAGCCTCCAATTCAAAAGGACGTTGATCTGGGAAATGTTGAGAGAGATGAACGTGAAGCTTCACCAATCCCACCTGATTGGTTGAAATTGTGA
- the LOC105175692 gene encoding high mobility group B protein 14 isoform X2, with amino-acid sequence MVTTRTKMSRTSSSASASSKTDGKLAPTVKSEKTKKTGRKAKTTTSKRRVAKIDAMKPKKPPTAFFYFLEDFRKEYQEQNPDVKSMRDIGKACGEKWKTMTYEKRAEFDVAMADFIKRKESGEFDEADSDFDDDSEFDG; translated from the exons ATGGTTACGACAAGAACTAAGATGTCTAGAACGTCGTCCTCGGCTTCTGCTTCTTCCAAAACTGACGG gAAATTGGCTCCGACAGTGAAGTCTGAGAAAACGAAGAAGACTGGAAGGAAGGCCAAAACGACGACGTCGAAGAGAAGGGTGGCGAAAATTGATGCCATGAAGCCTAAGAAACCCCCGACGGCTTTTTTCTACTTCTT GGAGGACTTTCGTAAGGAATACCAAGAGCAGAATCCAGATGTCAAGTCAATGCGTGAT ATTGGCAAGGCATGTGGTGAGAAGTGGAAAACAATGACTTATGAG AAACGAGCTGAGTTTGATGTAGCTATGGCCGACTTCATCAAAAGAAAG GAAAGTGGGGAGTTTGATGAGGCTGATTCCGACTTTGATGATGACTCAGAGTTTGATGGATAG
- the LOC105175692 gene encoding high mobility group B protein 14 isoform X1: MVTTRTKMSRTSSSASASSKTDGKLAPTVKSEKTKKTGRKAKTTTSKRRVAKIDAMKPKKPPTAFFYFLEDFRKEYQEQNPDVKSMRDIGKACGEKWKTMTYEEKVHYYDVATQKRAEFDVAMADFIKRKESGEFDEADSDFDDDSEFDG; the protein is encoded by the exons ATGGTTACGACAAGAACTAAGATGTCTAGAACGTCGTCCTCGGCTTCTGCTTCTTCCAAAACTGACGG gAAATTGGCTCCGACAGTGAAGTCTGAGAAAACGAAGAAGACTGGAAGGAAGGCCAAAACGACGACGTCGAAGAGAAGGGTGGCGAAAATTGATGCCATGAAGCCTAAGAAACCCCCGACGGCTTTTTTCTACTTCTT GGAGGACTTTCGTAAGGAATACCAAGAGCAGAATCCAGATGTCAAGTCAATGCGTGAT ATTGGCAAGGCATGTGGTGAGAAGTGGAAAACAATGACTTATGAG GAAAAGGTGCATTACTATGATGTTGCTACGCAGAAACGAGCTGAGTTTGATGTAGCTATGGCCGACTTCATCAAAAGAAAG GAAAGTGGGGAGTTTGATGAGGCTGATTCCGACTTTGATGATGACTCAGAGTTTGATGGATAG
- the LOC105175689 gene encoding uncharacterized protein LOC105175689 isoform X2, producing MRIHSRNTQLGWTRQKVFHLLIGSSNLGYFLYFVLNLVAACKGWTCWSHSCGFMVMAFPKILFVAAFLLLLSFWVDLCHESNDDDEDEGCSYQVALLEKLNPNDSNVNDRRRCCSFRSFPIGSRQKIVILVTVIVFAITVACSVLMWVGMRKSPINPAIVAEVYVDLVAVIVLLLGGALACYGLILFLKMRKVRSDRASSEMRKVAGLAIVSVLSFASSASVAIGTNIPLFYHWHEPEISGVYTSLLLVVYYFLGSSVPSALILFVMRELPPPLVIKKQEQSRTTLAFISDRSAATHGQRWTAATSVQNQVSRASPI from the exons ATGAGAATTCATTCAAGGAATACACAGCTTGGATGGACTCGTCAAAAG GTCTTCCATCTGTTGATTGGATCATCTAATTTGG GTTATTTCCTTTACTTTGTGTTGAATCTTGTTGCTGCTTGCAAAGGTTGGACTTGTTGGTCTCATTCCTGCGGTTTCATGGTCATGG CCTTCCCCAAAATTCTGTTTGTTGCAGCATTTCTTCTACTGTTGTCGTTTTG GGTTGACCTTTGCCATGAGTCAAATGAcgatgatgaagatgaaggaTGTAGCTACCAGGTAGCGCTGTTGGAGAAGCTGAATCCAAATGATTCTAATGTCAATGATCGCCGTAGATGTTGCAGCTTTAGGTCGTTTCCTATAGGAAGCCGTCAAAAAATTGTGATTCTG GTTACTGTGATAGTTTTTGCAATAACGGTAGCATGTTCTGTGTTGATGTGGGTTGGGATGAGAAAGAGTCCTATCAACCCTGCAATTGTTGCTGAG GTATATGTAGATCTTGTTGCCGTGATCGTGCTTTTGCTGGGAGGAGCCTTGGCATGCTATG GATTAATATTGTtcctgaaaatgagaaaagtGAGATCCGATCGGGCTTCATCAGAAATGCGGAAG GTTGCTGGTTTGGCCATTGTCTCCGTTTTAAGTTTTGCATCGAGTGCTTCAGTTGCAATAGGCACAAATATACCC CTGTTTTATCACTGGCATGAACCAGAGATAAGTGGTGTCTATACCTCCCTTCTACTGGTTGTGTACTATTTCCTAG GTTCATCGGTGCCCTCAGCCCTTATTCTATTTGTGATGAGAGAGTTGCCACCGCCACTCGTGATTAAAAAGCAAGAACAATCGAGAACAACATTGGCCTTTATAAGCGATCGTTCAGCAGCAACCCATGGACAGCGATGGACTGCTGCAACAAGTGTGCAGAACCAG GTTTCAAGAGCTAGCCCCATATGA
- the LOC105175724 gene encoding agamous-like MADS-box protein AGL23 produces the protein MDDDAAIKKTLGRRKIEIKKIEKKTSLQVTFTKRRMGLFRKASELSVLCGAEIAILVKSPAERIFAFGHPSVETLIDRFQRGIALSPETGTSSNGQTVGGEDGIRSKYEESVRRLEMERRVLKEKESSGGEGREFWFDEPLEGMELHELEEYVEALEELRDNVLRRVEEIEKRRPSALATTASSSNQLANSLNQDDDQGFGFGFDFPAAGLPIEFNDQDFHGGIRSSVDEGLKVESADDDHPLILDSTASGYYI, from the exons ATGGATGACGATGCAGCAATCAAGAAAACGTTGGGCCGGAGGAAGAtcgaaatcaagaaaatcgaGAAGAAAACGAGTTTGCAAGTGACATTCACGAAACGTCGAATGGGTTTGTTCAGAAAAGCCAGTGAACTCAGCGTTCTATGTGGTGCGGAGATTGCGATCCTCGTGAAGTCACCGGCGGAAAGGATTTTCGCGTTTGGCCATCCGTCTGTCGAAACTCTGATCGACCGTTTCCAAAGAGGGATAGCTCTTTCACCCGAGACGGGTACGAGTTCAAACGGGCAGACTGTCGGTGGTGAAGACGGTATTAGAAGTAAGTATGAGGAGAGCGTGAGAAGACTGGAGATGGAAAGGAGGGTGTTGAAGGAAAAGGAGAGTAGCGGTGGAGAGGGGAGGGAATTCTGGTTCGACGAACCCCTTGAGGGTATGGAACTGCATGAACTGGAGGAGTACGTGGAAGCATTGGAAGAGCTGAGGGATAACGTTCTTCGTAGAGTGGAGGAGATTGAGAAACGGAGACCCAGTGCTTTGGCTACTACTGCGTCATCATCAAATCAGTTGGCTAATTCCCTAAATCAAGATGATGATCAAggttttggttttggttttgaCTTTCCTGCAGCAGGATTGCCGATTGAGTTCAACGATCAAGATTTTCAC GGAGGAATTAGAAGTTCAGTTGATGAGGGCTTGAAAGTGGAGAGTGCTGATGATGATCATCCATTGATATTGGACAGTACTGCTTCAGGTTACTATATATAG
- the LOC105175691 gene encoding cation/H(+) antiporter 15, which yields MAAQPMPTDIDRLNKTILCYAETIYRFNGLWEGPDPLTPLISLFLIQLTFSMVIIHLLVYALKPFHQPPFVAEILGGILLGPSAFGRIKVYRRMMFPNYSFRVLEPMAHLFIGYYAFLAGLKMDVRAITRTGSKSLKVAIAGTIIPFLFGSAVFFIFTNDKSQKFGFLFWGAALTVTGFSVLSKVLETHQILHTEIGKTALASALISDMCSWVFLAVAFAVTSSPSNSPWSLISTVAFLLLCVFYIRPVLSWIIQKTPEGQGYSEFYICSILTGVALCGVITDTCGTHPMIGAFIFGLVIPNEVLEATIVEKLDDFVMGILVPVYFVVCGLRTNIDVISDTSSWFVVGIVIVLTCTVKALSSLILTMFSDLPVNEAMAVGLLSNAKGILVLVILEAGQIQGALSTETYSMMMVAVLLMTMIVTPAAIWFRPVQSTVPYKRRTLQKAKSDEELRILACIYNIRNVPTIINLLRTSNASTKSPISVVALQLVELVGRASTMMVVHDSHSAGPRNPSHIEAQADQITAAFDNYELRSEGVQTQAVTARCAYTTMDEDICTFAKDRRPALIIIPFHKQQTLDGEMEDINPSIRSVNEGVLANAPCSVGILIDRGLAESHDHASNVAVLFFGGPDDREALAYAWRMADNPDVRLTVVRFIPSTDAEKLDLVESIDKDHLSLPIDHESEKLLDDDYLGNFKTATMKDKSITYCELVLNDEEEAIKAIKLMDENRHDLYLVGRGRGMVSPLTSGLADWCDCPELGPIGDLLVTSEFESSFSVLIVQQYIKTDKDGSIRSANSGDFGEEVIMRPSVSESDGFESLHSFRRWDHDN from the exons ATGGCAGCACAACCAATGCCGACGGATATAGACAGGCTGAACAAAACCATTCTCTGCTATGCCGAGACAATTTACAGGTTTAATGGCCTTTGGGAAGGACCCGACCCATTGACTCCCCTCATTTCTCTCTTCCTCATCCAGCTTACATTTTCCATGGTCATCATCCACCTTCTTGTTTATGCACTAAAACCCTTCCACCAGCCACCCTTTGTTGCCGAAATTCTC GGCGGGATACTGCTGGGACCTTCTGCATTTGGGAGAATAAAAGTATACAGAAGGATGATGTTCCCAAATTACTCTTTCAGAGTTTTGGAGCCAATGGCACATTTGTTCATCGGATATTACGCCTTCCTAGCGGGATTGAAGATGGATGTAAGAGCAATTACGCGGACTGGATCAAAGTCTCTCAAAGTTGCCATTGCCGGAACAATCATTCCTTTCCTTTTCGGCTCAGCTGTGTTCTTCATTTTCACAAATGATAAATCCCAAAAGTTCGGTTTCCTTTTCTGGGGCGCTGCGCTTACTGTCACTGGCTTCTCTGTCCTATCAAAAGTTCTTGAAACGCACCAAATCCTCCACACTGAGATTGGAAAGACAGCATTAGCCTCCGCCCTCATTAGTGATATGTGCTCCTGGGTTTTCTTAGCAGTTGCATTTGCAGTGACGAGCTCTCCATCAAACAGTCCATGGTCACTTATCAGTACTGTTGCCTTTCTTCTGCTCTGTGTCTTCTATATCCGGCCTGTCCTCAGTTGGATCATCCAGAAAACACCAGAGGGGCAAGGATACAGTGAGTTCTATATATGCTCGATTCTCACAGGGGTGGCCCTCTGTGGAGTCATCACAGATACATGTGGGACGCATCCAATGATCGGAGCATTCATTTTTGGACTCGTGATACCTAATGAAGTGCTTGAAGCTACAATCGTGGAAAAGCTGGACGATTTTGTGATGGGAATCCTCGTGCCGGTCTACTTTGTGGTGTGTGGGCTGAGAACTAACATTGATGTCATCTCCGACACCTCATCTTGGTTTGTTGTGGGGATTGTTATAGTTTTAACCTGCACCGTGAAGGCACTTAGCTCTCTTATCCTTACCATGTTCTCTGACCTTCCAGTCAATGAGGCAATGGCAGTCGGATTGTTGAGCAATGCCAAGGGCATCCTGGTGTTGGTCATTCTTGAAGCTGGCCAAATACAAGGg GCCCTGAGCACAGAGACTTACTCAATGATGATGGTCGCAGTTCTGCTGATGACCATGATTGTCACGCCAGCAGCAATCTGGTTCCGGCCCGTGCAGAGTACTGTACCCTACAAGCGCCGGACACTACAGAAAGCCAAATCAGACGAAGAGCTTCGGATCCTCGCATGCATCTACAACATACGGAATGTTCCCACCATCATCAACCTCCTAAGGACTTCCAATGCCAGCACGAAATCCCCGATAAGTGTCGTTGCCCTCCAGCTAGTTGAGCTTGTGGGGCGTGCCTCCACCATGATGGTGGTACATGACTCGCATTCTGCAGGCCCCAGGAACCCCAGCCACATAGAGGCCCAAGCAGATCAGATCACCGCCGCTTTCGATAACTACGAGCTCAGGTCTGAAGGCGTCCAGACACAGGCAGTCACCGCTCGGTGCGCCTACACCACCATGGACGAGGACATATGCACCTTTGCCAAGGACAGGCGGCCAGCTCTAATAATCATTCCATTCCATAAGCAGCAAACCCTAGACGGCGAAATGGAAGATATTAATCCCTCCATCCGGAGCGTCAATGAAGGCGTACTTGCAAATGCACCTTGCTCTGTGGGAATACTAATTGACAGAGGGTTAGCCGAATCACATGATCATGCATCCAACGTTGCTGTCTTGTTCTTTGGCGGCCCAGATGATCGGGAGGCGTTGGCTTATGCATGGAGGATGGCTGATAATCCAGATGTCAGGCTAACAGTGGTGAGATTCATCCCAAGCACAGATGCAGAGAAACTGGATCTTGTGGAATCAATTGATAAGGACCATTTAAGTCTCCCAATTGACCATGAAAGCGAGAAGCTGCTGGATGATGATTACCTGGGCAATTTCAAGACTGCAACCATGAAGGATAAATCAATAACCTACTGTGAATTGGTGCTGAATGATGAGGAAGAAGCAATTAAAGCCATAAAATTAATGGATGAAAACAGGCATGATCTTTACCTGGTAGGGAGAGGAAGAGGCATGGTTTCACCACTGACATCAGGGCTAGCCGACTGGTGTGACTGCCCGGAGCTAGGGCCGATCGGCGACCTTTTGGTGACATCAGAATTTGAGTCTTCATTTTCAGTGCTCATAGTGCAGCAATACATTAAGACGGATAAGGATGGATCAATAAGGTCTGCAAACTCAGGGGACTTTGGCGAGGAAGTCATAATGAGACCGTCAGTGTCTGAGAGTGACGGATTTGAGTCACTGCATAGTTTCAGGAGGTGGGATCATGACAATTGA